The proteins below are encoded in one region of Paracoccus methylovorus:
- a CDS encoding type II restriction endonuclease has translation MKGRVDVAGKGYLSGYFVGAGAKVLRGTEVDPAVSRGHEFQGVDVFRAFVGTPAERERIPVTYIWMDDEQEAPLRLELTGTWYNSRKAQLHRAPEYRLYYPAAAESVVHRAQAGDTLFLCMTSERKVLAILCPSGSSAEQKLLWLFGLQLTDDYALSQRDIGEDGGRGIDLAAKFILDELGIEAEEPEPDALDQLVGRFGAAFPGTAAFSAFARKSVKGVDPLADPDAALVAWMEHEEALFRHLERIIVAERLKEGFLDGEQADVDGFLSFSLSVQNRRKSRAGYAFAHHVEALLTKWNVRYKREATTEKRNAADFLFPGEAEYADPTFPTDKLRMLAVKTTCKDRWRQVLAEAERITAKHLLTLEPSISRAQTGEMQAQALQLVLPQSIHATYHTDQQNWLMSVRGFLDLVRAA, from the coding sequence ATGAAGGGCAGGGTTGACGTGGCGGGCAAAGGTTATCTTTCAGGATATTTCGTTGGAGCCGGCGCAAAGGTCTTGCGCGGCACAGAGGTGGATCCTGCCGTATCCCGGGGACATGAGTTCCAGGGCGTCGATGTGTTCCGGGCATTTGTCGGAACACCGGCGGAACGGGAGAGAATCCCGGTCACCTATATCTGGATGGATGACGAGCAGGAGGCACCCCTCCGGCTGGAACTGACCGGGACATGGTACAACAGCCGCAAGGCGCAACTACATCGCGCGCCGGAATACCGTCTTTACTATCCGGCAGCTGCTGAAAGTGTCGTCCACCGGGCGCAAGCGGGCGATACGCTGTTTCTCTGTATGACCTCAGAGCGGAAAGTGCTTGCAATCCTGTGTCCTTCCGGCAGCTCTGCCGAGCAGAAACTGCTGTGGCTCTTCGGGTTGCAACTGACGGATGACTACGCCCTCAGCCAGCGTGATATCGGTGAGGACGGCGGTCGCGGTATCGACCTTGCCGCAAAGTTTATCCTTGATGAGCTTGGCATTGAGGCTGAAGAACCGGAACCTGATGCGCTTGACCAGCTCGTCGGGCGATTTGGTGCGGCTTTTCCCGGCACTGCTGCCTTCTCGGCTTTTGCGCGTAAGTCTGTTAAAGGCGTCGACCCGCTGGCCGATCCCGACGCAGCCCTTGTCGCCTGGATGGAGCATGAGGAAGCCCTGTTCCGGCATCTGGAGCGTATCATCGTGGCGGAACGGCTCAAGGAAGGCTTTCTGGACGGGGAACAGGCAGATGTCGACGGATTTCTGTCCTTCTCACTGAGCGTGCAGAACAGGCGCAAATCCCGCGCCGGTTATGCTTTTGCGCATCATGTCGAGGCGCTGCTGACCAAATGGAATGTCCGATACAAGCGAGAGGCCACCACCGAAAAGAGAAATGCGGCCGATTTCCTGTTTCCAGGTGAAGCTGAGTATGCAGATCCCACCTTCCCGACCGACAAACTTCGTATGCTGGCAGTCAAGACCACCTGCAAGGATCGGTGGCGACAGGTGCTGGCAGAGGCAGAACGCATCACGGCCAAGCATCTGTTAACGCTCGAACCGTCCATCTCCCGGGCACAGACCGGCGAAATGCAGGCGCAGGCGCTGCAGCTCGTCTTGCCACAAAGCATTCACGCCACATATCACACAGACCAGCAAAACTGGCTGATGTCAGTTCGGGGATTCCTTGACCTCGTCAGGGCCGCGTAA
- a CDS encoding TrbC/VirB2 family protein, protein MIRHAFTISRHIASAATFGYVSLMLAPAAHAAGSSMPWEAPLQSILQSVEGPVAKIVAVIIIIVTGLTLAFGDTGGGFRRLIQIVFGISIAFAASSFFLSFFSFGGGALI, encoded by the coding sequence ATGATCCGTCATGCCTTCACCATCAGCCGCCACATCGCCAGCGCTGCGACCTTCGGCTATGTCAGCCTTATGCTGGCACCCGCCGCCCATGCGGCCGGCTCCTCCATGCCCTGGGAAGCGCCGTTGCAGTCGATCCTGCAATCGGTCGAAGGCCCGGTCGCCAAGATCGTCGCGGTGATCATCATCATCGTCACCGGGTTGACGCTGGCCTTCGGCGATACCGGCGGCGGCTTCCGGCGGCTGATCCAGATCGTCTTCGGTATTTCCATCGCCTTCGCTGCATCGAGCTTCTTCCTGAGCTTCTTCAGCTTCGGCGGAGGGGCACTGATCTGA
- a CDS encoding conjugal transfer protein TraG, with protein MSGTKILWGQIGIVFLIVLISVWSGTQWVAWRFGFQPQLGPPWFDLMGWPVYYPPAIFWWWYFYDAYAPRIFAEGGIIAASGGFLAIGIAITMSVMRAREAADIDTYGSARWAGRDEIEQAGLLGPDGVVLGKYDRDYLRHDGPEHVLCFAPTRSGKGVGLVVPSLLTWPGSAIVHDIKGENWQLTAGFRAQHGRVLLFDPTNAGSAAYNPLLEVRRGEWEVRDVQNVADVLVDPEGSLEKRNHWEKTSHSLLVGAILHVLYAEKDKTLAGVAAFLSDPRRTIEATLDAMMGTSHLGEAGPHPVVASTARELLNKSDNERSGVLSTAMSFLGLYRDPVVATVTSRCDWRIEDLITDTRPSTLYLVVPPSDISRTKPLIRLVLNQIGRRLTEDLHSEKRRHRVLMLLDEFPALGRLDFFESALAFMAGYGIKSFLIAQSLNQIEKAYGQNNAILDNCHVRVSFATNDERTAKRVSDALGTATEMKAMQNYAGSRLAPWLGHIMVSRSETARQLLTPGEIMQLPPDEEIVMVAGTAPIRAKKARYFEDARLNERILPPPDPAKIAASTRPDDWSSLAPLEPDAASAEPSAKKEEDKANASLRREPELPEHVEIVHERKEPAPEDEFRNLLGDDQEDVARQRQAMRRQVAGVARRASLTPDNGMDI; from the coding sequence ATGTCCGGCACGAAAATCCTCTGGGGCCAGATCGGCATCGTCTTCCTGATCGTGCTGATCTCGGTCTGGTCCGGCACCCAATGGGTCGCCTGGCGCTTTGGCTTTCAGCCCCAGCTCGGCCCGCCCTGGTTCGACCTGATGGGCTGGCCGGTCTACTATCCGCCGGCGATCTTCTGGTGGTGGTATTTCTACGACGCCTATGCGCCCCGGATCTTCGCCGAGGGCGGAATCATCGCCGCATCGGGCGGCTTCCTCGCCATCGGCATCGCCATCACCATGTCCGTGATGCGCGCCAGAGAGGCCGCCGATATCGACACCTATGGCTCGGCCCGATGGGCAGGGCGGGATGAGATCGAACAGGCAGGCCTCCTCGGCCCCGACGGCGTGGTGCTCGGAAAATACGATCGGGACTATCTGCGGCATGACGGGCCGGAACATGTGCTTTGCTTCGCGCCGACCCGATCCGGCAAGGGCGTCGGTCTGGTCGTGCCCTCGCTCCTGACCTGGCCGGGCTCGGCCATCGTCCATGACATCAAGGGCGAGAACTGGCAGCTGACCGCGGGTTTCCGCGCGCAGCACGGCCGCGTGTTGCTCTTCGATCCGACGAATGCGGGTTCCGCCGCCTACAACCCATTGCTGGAGGTGCGACGCGGCGAATGGGAAGTACGCGACGTCCAGAACGTCGCTGACGTGCTGGTCGATCCGGAAGGCTCGCTGGAAAAGCGCAACCACTGGGAAAAGACCTCCCATTCCCTGCTGGTCGGCGCGATCCTGCATGTGCTCTATGCCGAGAAGGACAAAACCCTGGCTGGCGTCGCCGCCTTCCTCTCCGATCCGCGCCGTACCATCGAGGCGACGCTGGACGCGATGATGGGCACCAGCCATCTCGGCGAAGCGGGACCGCATCCGGTGGTCGCGTCGACGGCGCGGGAACTGCTGAACAAATCCGACAACGAACGCTCGGGCGTGTTATCGACCGCAATGTCTTTTCTCGGACTCTACCGCGATCCCGTTGTCGCCACCGTCACCTCGCGCTGCGACTGGCGCATCGAGGATCTGATCACGGATACGCGGCCCTCGACGCTCTATCTCGTGGTGCCGCCCTCGGATATCTCGCGCACCAAGCCGCTGATCAGGCTGGTGCTGAACCAGATCGGCCGGCGCCTGACCGAGGATCTGCACAGCGAGAAGCGGCGGCACCGCGTGCTGATGCTGCTCGACGAATTCCCGGCGCTCGGGCGCCTCGACTTCTTCGAATCGGCGCTGGCCTTCATGGCGGGCTACGGCATCAAGAGCTTCCTGATCGCGCAATCGCTGAACCAGATCGAGAAGGCCTATGGCCAGAACAACGCCATTCTCGACAACTGCCATGTCCGGGTCAGCTTCGCCACCAATGACGAGCGCACCGCCAAGCGCGTCTCCGATGCCCTCGGCACCGCCACCGAAATGAAAGCGATGCAGAACTATGCTGGCAGCCGCCTCGCGCCCTGGCTCGGCCATATCATGGTCTCGCGTTCCGAGACCGCGCGCCAGCTTCTCACCCCCGGCGAGATCATGCAGCTGCCGCCCGACGAGGAGATCGTGATGGTGGCTGGCACCGCGCCGATCCGGGCGAAGAAGGCGCGGTATTTCGAGGATGCGCGGCTGAACGAGCGCATCCTGCCGCCGCCGGATCCCGCGAAGATCGCCGCCTCGACGCGGCCCGACGACTGGTCGTCGCTGGCCCCGCTGGAGCCGGATGCCGCGTCTGCAGAGCCCTCAGCGAAAAAGGAGGAAGACAAGGCCAATGCCAGCCTGCGCCGGGAACCGGAGCTGCCCGAGCATGTCGAGATCGTCCATGAGAGAAAGGAACCCGCGCCCGAGGACGAATTCCGCAACCTGCTCGGCGACGATCAGGAGGATGTCGCGCGCCAGCGCCAGGCGATGCGCCGGCAGGTGGCAGGTGTCGCCCGGCGGGCGTCCCTCACCCCGGACAACGGCATGGATATCTGA
- a CDS encoding type II toxin-antitoxin system VapC family toxin, translated as MILLDTNVISELMRTEPARIVLDWFGQHNSADLFISAVTEAELRTGVAILPEGQRRDRLQLALDAMIDQDFQARVLPFDSPAAKAYADITAQRRAAGRPIAEADCQIAAIARAMGAPVATRNVKDFDGCGIRLINPWNDQ; from the coding sequence ATGATCCTCCTCGATACCAACGTGATCTCGGAGCTGATGCGCACTGAGCCGGCCCGGATCGTGCTGGACTGGTTCGGCCAACATAACTCGGCTGATCTTTTCATCTCGGCCGTCACCGAAGCGGAACTGCGCACCGGCGTCGCGATCCTGCCCGAAGGCCAGCGCCGCGACCGGCTGCAACTGGCCCTCGACGCCATGATCGACCAGGATTTCCAGGCGCGCGTCCTGCCGTTCGACAGCCCTGCCGCCAAAGCCTATGCCGACATCACCGCCCAGCGCCGCGCCGCCGGCCGCCCCATCGCCGAGGCCGACTGTCAGATTGCTGCCATCGCCCGCGCCATGGGCGCCCCCGTCGCCACCCGCAACGTCAAGGATTTCGACGGCTGCGGCATTCGTCTGATCAACCCATGGAACGACCAATGA
- a CDS encoding VirB3 family type IV secretion system protein, which translates to MATSFEALDAVPGFSVPVHRALTEQILLGGAPRSIAILNGTLAGAVGLGLQLWLGGLMIWAIGHMAAVWAAKHDPLFAEVGRRHLRLPGNFMV; encoded by the coding sequence ATGGCAACGAGCTTCGAGGCCCTCGACGCGGTGCCGGGGTTCTCCGTTCCGGTCCACCGAGCGTTGACCGAGCAGATCCTGCTCGGCGGCGCACCGCGCTCCATCGCCATCCTGAACGGCACGCTGGCCGGGGCCGTCGGCCTCGGCCTGCAACTCTGGCTGGGCGGCCTGATGATCTGGGCCATCGGTCATATGGCCGCGGTCTGGGCCGCAAAGCACGATCCGCTCTTTGCCGAGGTCGGGCGCAGGCATCTGCGCCTGCCCGGAAATTTCATGGTCTGA
- a CDS encoding restriction endonuclease subunit S: MIKLNDLIEFNPSVRLRKGESAPFIEMAALPTNARDIPEIGAREFSGSGSKFENGDTLFARITPCLENGKGGYVSTLEAGQAAHGSTEFIVMRARSQADGLFVYYITRDPEFRRFAEKQMSGTSGRQRVAWRSIAEYELPTINPSQREAIAATLGVLDDKIELNRRMNATLESMARALFRDWFVDFGPTRAKMEGSKPYLSPDLWALFPDRLDSDGKPEGWEEKPLDEIANFLNGLALQKFPGENEADSLPVIKIAELRNGITAKSNRASRKVPPQYVVQDSDFLFSWSGSLLAKFWTGGEGALNQHLFKVTSDRYPAWFFSEWVQHHLEEFQIIAASKATTMGHIQRGHLKAAKTICPPDDIVARMGETMAPLIDRIIHNEMESRTLAQTRDLLLPRLMSGELRVAEAESLASKVA, from the coding sequence GTGATTAAGCTGAACGACTTGATCGAGTTCAACCCTTCGGTTCGGCTGAGGAAAGGCGAAAGTGCGCCATTCATCGAGATGGCAGCGCTACCAACCAATGCACGTGATATTCCAGAAATAGGAGCGCGCGAGTTTTCGGGCTCAGGCTCGAAATTCGAGAACGGCGACACACTTTTCGCGCGCATTACGCCTTGCTTAGAGAACGGCAAAGGCGGCTATGTTTCAACCTTAGAAGCTGGTCAAGCAGCCCATGGCTCGACTGAGTTTATTGTCATGCGTGCAAGATCGCAGGCTGACGGCTTATTTGTTTATTACATCACGAGGGACCCAGAGTTTCGGCGCTTTGCCGAGAAGCAAATGTCTGGGACGTCTGGCCGACAACGCGTCGCTTGGCGGTCGATAGCAGAATACGAGTTGCCAACCATCAATCCGTCACAGCGCGAAGCCATAGCCGCCACGCTCGGGGTGCTGGATGACAAGATCGAGTTGAACCGCAGGATGAACGCCACGCTGGAATCCATGGCGCGGGCGCTGTTTCGCGACTGGTTCGTGGATTTCGGCCCCACCCGCGCCAAGATGGAGGGCAGCAAACCCTACCTCTCCCCCGACCTCTGGGCCCTCTTCCCCGACCGCCTCGACAGTGACGGCAAGCCGGAGGGGTGGGAGGAAAAACCGCTGGATGAAATCGCCAACTTTCTCAATGGTCTCGCCTTGCAGAAATTTCCCGGCGAAAATGAGGCGGACAGCCTGCCGGTGATCAAGATTGCCGAACTGCGAAACGGCATCACAGCCAAATCCAATCGCGCTTCCCGGAAGGTCCCGCCCCAATACGTGGTGCAGGATAGCGACTTTCTATTTTCGTGGTCCGGCAGCCTGCTCGCCAAGTTCTGGACCGGAGGAGAAGGTGCGCTGAACCAGCATCTGTTCAAGGTCACTTCTGACCGCTACCCAGCATGGTTCTTCAGCGAATGGGTTCAGCACCATCTGGAAGAATTCCAGATCATCGCCGCATCGAAGGCCACGACGATGGGGCATATTCAGCGCGGCCACTTGAAGGCGGCAAAGACGATCTGCCCCCCTGACGATATAGTTGCACGAATGGGCGAAACGATGGCACCGCTGATTGATCGTATTATCCATAACGAAATGGAATCCCGCACCCTCGCCCAGACCCGCGACCTGCTGCTGCCGCGCCTGATGTCGGGGGAGTTGCGGGTGGCCGAGGCAGAATCCCTCGCCAGCAAGGTGGCGTGA
- the dcm gene encoding DNA (cytosine-5-)-methyltransferase translates to MQTDFDSLLQRAGWSVAEASKKLGYSEGHIYRWKRGEETPREAVIRVLQTEAESHARPAKDAAFTFIDLFAGIGGLRHAMESAGGRCVFTSEWDGYAQKTYLANYPDNRPIAGDIREVGAADVPDHDVLVAGFPCQPFSIAGVSKKNALGRLHGFQDETQGTLFFDVLRILKHHRPAAFLLENVKNLRSHDKGRTFSVIRRKLEEELGYSIHTRIIDAGHFVPQHRERIVIVGFRDPVPFSFDDLHLPAYGARRLRSILHPEDGTEAPEGHFTIGPDAEVSAKYTLTDKLWQYLQDYAAKHRARGNGFGFGLVGPDDIARTLSARYYKDGSEILVSRGTGENPRRLTPRECARLMGYDDSFRIPVSDTQAYKQFGNSVAVPVFAEVAKIMLPHVLTVMSDAGLRARKVG, encoded by the coding sequence ATGCAGACAGATTTCGACAGCCTCCTGCAGCGGGCAGGGTGGTCGGTTGCCGAAGCATCGAAAAAGCTGGGCTACTCCGAAGGCCATATCTATCGCTGGAAACGAGGCGAGGAAACCCCGCGCGAGGCGGTGATCCGGGTTCTGCAGACGGAGGCGGAAAGCCATGCCCGTCCGGCAAAGGACGCCGCTTTTACCTTCATCGACCTCTTTGCCGGTATCGGCGGGCTGCGGCACGCAATGGAAAGTGCGGGAGGGCGTTGCGTGTTCACCTCCGAATGGGACGGTTATGCTCAGAAAACCTATCTGGCGAACTATCCGGACAACCGGCCCATCGCCGGCGACATCCGCGAGGTCGGGGCCGCAGATGTGCCCGATCACGATGTTCTGGTCGCGGGCTTTCCCTGCCAGCCCTTCTCGATCGCTGGTGTCTCAAAGAAGAACGCGCTCGGACGGTTGCATGGGTTTCAGGATGAAACCCAGGGCACGCTGTTCTTCGACGTCCTGCGTATCCTGAAGCATCACCGCCCGGCAGCCTTCCTGCTGGAGAACGTGAAGAACCTGCGGAGCCACGACAAGGGGCGGACGTTCAGCGTGATCCGGAGGAAGCTGGAGGAAGAGCTGGGCTACTCGATCCACACGCGGATCATCGATGCGGGCCACTTTGTTCCGCAGCATCGCGAACGGATCGTCATCGTCGGCTTTCGTGATCCGGTCCCCTTCAGCTTCGATGATCTGCATCTGCCGGCCTACGGTGCCAGACGCCTGCGCTCGATTCTCCACCCGGAAGATGGAACGGAGGCGCCGGAGGGGCATTTTACCATCGGACCCGACGCAGAAGTCAGCGCGAAATACACGCTCACCGACAAGCTCTGGCAATACCTGCAGGACTACGCGGCCAAGCACCGCGCCAGGGGAAATGGCTTTGGATTCGGTCTGGTCGGCCCGGATGACATCGCCCGCACGCTTTCGGCGCGCTATTATAAGGACGGCTCGGAGATCCTCGTCAGCAGGGGCACGGGAGAAAACCCACGTCGGCTGACGCCACGGGAATGCGCCCGCCTGATGGGTTACGATGACAGCTTCCGCATCCCGGTCTCCGACACGCAGGCATACAAACAGTTTGGCAATTCGGTCGCTGTTCCGGTTTTCGCGGAAGTCGCAAAGATCATGCTGCCACATGTCCTGACCGTCATGTCCGATGCCGGATTGCGCGCGCGAAAAGTTGGCTGA
- a CDS encoding FitA-like ribbon-helix-helix domain-containing protein — MASITIRNLDDDVKRRLRVRAAEHGRSMEEEARDILRQVVGQPNAPRNLGEAIHARFAAVGGIDLAPVQRGPMRPTPSFD; from the coding sequence ATGGCCAGCATCACGATTCGCAATCTTGACGATGATGTAAAGCGCCGCCTGCGTGTACGCGCGGCTGAGCACGGCCGCTCGATGGAGGAAGAGGCTCGCGACATTCTGCGACAGGTTGTCGGCCAGCCCAACGCCCCGCGCAACCTCGGCGAGGCCATTCACGCCCGGTTCGCGGCGGTAGGCGGCATCGACCTGGCCCCGGTGCAGCGCGGCCCGATGCGCCCCACACCCAGCTTCGATTGA
- a CDS encoding very short patch repair endonuclease → MAAIRGTNTKPEMLLRKGLHARGFRFRLHEKTLPGRPDLVLPKYRAVLLVNGCFWHGHDCYLFRWPATREEFWRRKIAGNVARDTANITALRAAGWRVSLIWECALKGKLRWPDEEVIDRVSLWLSSDDPVLELRGRDSAGNEGQG, encoded by the coding sequence ATGGCGGCGATCCGCGGGACCAACACGAAGCCCGAAATGCTGCTGCGGAAGGGCCTGCATGCGCGTGGCTTCCGGTTTCGGCTGCACGAGAAGACGCTGCCCGGTCGTCCGGATCTGGTATTGCCGAAATACCGGGCCGTCCTGCTGGTCAACGGCTGCTTCTGGCATGGACATGACTGCTATCTGTTTCGCTGGCCAGCAACCCGGGAAGAGTTCTGGCGCCGGAAGATCGCCGGAAATGTTGCCCGTGACACAGCAAATATTACCGCCTTGCGGGCAGCGGGCTGGCGGGTGTCCCTTATCTGGGAATGCGCGCTGAAGGGAAAGCTGCGGTGGCCGGATGAAGAGGTGATTGACAGAGTCAGCCTGTGGCTCTCCTCTGACGATCCGGTTCTCGAGCTGCGCGGACGGGATTCCGCCGGAAATGAAGGGCAGGGTTGA
- a CDS encoding class I SAM-dependent DNA methyltransferase — translation MASNDNGSDLGIETSLFKAADKLRGNMEPSDYKHVALGLIFLKHISDGFEAKHAELMSEYPEGAEDPDEYLADNIFWVPLDARWSHLQANAKQPNIGKLIDEAMIAIEKVNPSLKGVLPKDYGRPALNAVMLGELIDLISGIALGESKDRARDLLGRVYEYFLGQFAGSEGKRGGEFYTPRSVVRTMVEMLEPYKGRVYDPCCGSGGMFVQSEKFVEAHGGRLGDIAIYGQESNYTTWRLCKMNLAVRGIDADIKWNSEGSFHKDELPDLRADVILANPPFNISDWGGERLRDDARWKYGIPPAGNANFAWLQHILHHLSPTGTAGVVLANGSMSSTQSGEGEIRKAMIEGEVVDCMIALPGQLFYSTQIPACLWFLARDKSNGIARDKTLRDRRGEVLFIDARKLGFMVDRTRREFSDADIARIADTYHAWRLGEGYEDVPGFCKSAGIEEIRSHGHVLTPGRYVGAEAAEEDETPFTDRFAALQEQLEAQFAEAEELTTTIRARLAGVGV, via the coding sequence ATGGCATCGAACGACAACGGCTCGGATCTCGGCATTGAAACCAGCCTGTTCAAAGCCGCCGACAAGCTGCGCGGTAATATGGAGCCGTCGGATTACAAGCATGTCGCCCTTGGCCTGATCTTCCTCAAGCACATCTCGGACGGGTTCGAGGCCAAACATGCCGAACTCATGTCCGAATACCCCGAAGGGGCCGAGGACCCTGACGAATACCTCGCCGACAATATCTTCTGGGTGCCGCTTGATGCCCGCTGGTCGCACCTTCAGGCCAATGCCAAGCAGCCTAATATCGGCAAGCTGATTGACGAGGCGATGATCGCCATTGAAAAGGTCAACCCCAGCCTCAAGGGCGTGCTGCCCAAGGATTACGGTCGCCCGGCGCTGAACGCCGTCATGCTTGGGGAACTGATCGACCTGATTTCCGGCATCGCCTTGGGCGAGAGCAAGGACCGCGCCCGCGATCTGCTGGGCCGGGTCTATGAATATTTCCTCGGCCAGTTCGCCGGGTCCGAGGGCAAGCGCGGCGGCGAATTCTACACCCCGCGCTCCGTGGTGCGCACCATGGTCGAGATGCTGGAGCCCTACAAGGGCCGCGTCTATGACCCCTGCTGCGGCTCGGGCGGGATGTTCGTGCAGTCGGAAAAGTTCGTCGAGGCGCATGGCGGCCGCCTGGGCGATATCGCCATCTATGGGCAGGAATCGAACTACACCACCTGGCGGCTGTGCAAGATGAACCTTGCCGTGCGCGGCATCGACGCCGACATCAAGTGGAACAGCGAGGGCAGCTTTCACAAGGACGAACTGCCCGACCTGCGCGCCGATGTGATCCTGGCCAACCCGCCCTTCAACATCTCGGACTGGGGCGGCGAGCGGTTGCGCGACGATGCCCGGTGGAAATATGGCATCCCGCCCGCCGGCAACGCCAATTTCGCCTGGCTGCAACATATCCTGCATCACCTGTCGCCCACCGGCACGGCGGGGGTGGTGCTGGCCAATGGCTCGATGTCCTCGACCCAGTCGGGCGAGGGCGAGATCAGAAAGGCGATGATCGAGGGCGAGGTGGTCGACTGCATGATCGCGCTGCCGGGGCAGCTGTTCTATTCCACCCAGATCCCGGCCTGCCTGTGGTTTCTGGCCCGCGACAAATCCAACGGCATCGCCCGCGACAAGACCCTGCGCGACCGGCGCGGCGAGGTGCTGTTCATCGACGCCCGCAAGCTTGGTTTCATGGTGGACCGCACAAGGCGCGAGTTTTCCGACGCGGATATCGCCCGCATTGCCGATACCTACCACGCCTGGCGGCTGGGCGAGGGCTACGAGGATGTGCCGGGCTTCTGCAAATCCGCCGGCATCGAGGAAATCCGGTCCCACGGCCACGTTCTGACCCCGGGCCGCTATGTCGGGGCCGAGGCGGCAGAGGAGGACGAGACACCCTTTACCGACCGTTTCGCCGCCTTGCAGGAGCAGCTGGAGGCGCAGTTCGCCGAGGCCGAGGAACTGACAACGACGATCCGGGCAAGGTTGGCGGGGGTCGGGGTGTGA
- a CDS encoding ribbon-helix-helix domain-containing protein, with amino-acid sequence MRDRLNASLPVGLISRVTELADRKRVSRSSVVEAALESFLSPDTAQMQEAALTRRLDRLSRQVARIERDLSISAETLGLFVRFWLTVTPPVPTEGYAAAQAKGRERFDGFVTTLGRQLQSGRSFLREIPEDVGPTSTNETDD; translated from the coding sequence ATGCGTGATCGTCTCAATGCCTCGCTGCCGGTAGGGCTGATCTCCCGCGTCACCGAACTGGCCGACCGCAAGCGCGTCTCGCGATCCTCGGTGGTCGAGGCGGCGCTGGAATCCTTCCTTTCGCCCGACACGGCCCAGATGCAGGAAGCCGCCCTGACCCGGCGGCTCGACCGGCTGTCGCGGCAGGTCGCCCGGATCGAGCGCGACCTCAGCATATCGGCGGAGACCCTCGGCCTCTTTGTCCGCTTCTGGCTGACCGTCACACCGCCGGTCCCGACGGAAGGATACGCGGCGGCCCAAGCCAAGGGGCGGGAGCGCTTCGATGGGTTCGTCACCACCCTTGGAAGGCAGTTGCAGTCCGGACGCAGCTTCCTGCGGGAGATCCCGGAGGACGTGGGGCCGACTTCCACCAACGAGACCGATGATTAA
- the trbB gene encoding P-type conjugative transfer ATPase TrbB → MLRSALGPAISAYLQDPGVIEVMLNPDGRIWVDRLAEGLADTGEHLSPEDGERIVRLVAHHVGAEVHARSPRVSAELPESGERFEGLLPPVVAAASFAIRKPAVAVFTLDDYVSAGIMTRMQAEALRLGVATRANILVAGGTSTGKTTLTNALLAEVAMTGDRVIIIEDTRELQCAAPNLVAMRTKDGVATLSDLVRSSLRLRPDRIPIGEVRGAEALDLLKAWGTGHPGGIGTIHAGSGIGALRRLEQLIQEAVVTVPRALIAETIDLVAVLAGRGSNRRLVELALVEGLGPDGDYRVTSADFPPATSSSEQGDSA, encoded by the coding sequence ATGCTCCGGAGCGCGCTCGGGCCTGCCATTTCCGCGTATTTGCAGGATCCGGGCGTCATCGAAGTGATGCTGAACCCGGACGGGCGGATCTGGGTGGACCGGCTCGCGGAGGGGCTCGCCGATACCGGCGAGCACCTGTCACCCGAGGATGGCGAGCGCATCGTCCGGCTGGTCGCGCATCATGTCGGCGCCGAGGTCCATGCGCGGAGTCCCCGCGTCTCCGCCGAACTGCCCGAGAGCGGCGAGCGGTTCGAGGGCCTGCTGCCGCCGGTGGTGGCTGCGGCCTCCTTCGCCATCCGCAAGCCCGCCGTCGCGGTCTTCACCCTCGACGATTACGTCAGCGCCGGGATCATGACCCGGATGCAGGCCGAGGCGCTGCGGCTGGGCGTCGCCACCCGCGCCAATATCCTCGTCGCGGGCGGCACCTCGACCGGCAAGACCACGCTGACCAATGCACTGCTGGCCGAGGTCGCGATGACCGGCGACCGGGTGATCATCATCGAAGACACCAGAGAACTGCAATGCGCGGCGCCGAATCTGGTGGCGATGCGAACGAAGGACGGTGTCGCCACGCTTTCGGACCTTGTCCGTTCCTCGCTGCGCCTGCGCCCCGACCGTATCCCCATCGGCGAGGTGCGCGGTGCCGAGGCGCTGGATTTGCTGAAGGCCTGGGGCACCGGCCATCCCGGCGGCATCGGCACCATCCATGCCGGATCGGGCATCGGGGCGCTGCGGCGCCTCGAACAACTGATCCAGGAAGCCGTGGTCACCGTGCCGCGCGCCCTGATCGCCGAAACCATCGACCTGGTTGCCGTCCTCGCCGGGCGCGGCAGCAACCGCCGCCTTGTCGAGCTTGCCCTCGTCGAGGGCCTGGGGCCGGACGGCGACTATCGGGTCACCTCCGCAGATTTTCCACCCGCAACCTCCAGTTCAGAACAGGGAGACTCCGCATGA